From one Parambassis ranga chromosome 5, fParRan2.1, whole genome shotgun sequence genomic stretch:
- the optc gene encoding opticin, whose translation MFLQSLVVLAVVLDCTSMAAPPGEPDTEAFDLENYDLTSEMEWEDTVYGDSYDYDDLDHKPEVSDFIPVTQPPPKQLTAQHYEEEVTLPTLPPAPVTLDFKGVNLFGPETGLGMPACLLCVCITGSVYCDDMGLEKIPPLPKDTTNFYGRFNKICHVKNTDFVNLNNLKSIDLTGNLISEMDEDVFRSLPQLQELQLANNNLQVLPELPTMMKHINLHNNRLISQGLHSEAFKDMNQLEFLYLSNNNLDYIPTPLPFSLRVLHLQNNNIQSLHQDTFCNLHDLTFIRRNLEDIRLDRNPLNINMFAQAYVCLPRLPVGSN comes from the exons ATGTTCCTGCAGTCTCTGGTGGTTCTTGCTGTGGTGCTGGACTGCACTTCCATGGCAGCCCCTCCAGGTGAACCTGACACAGAAGCTTTTGATCTGGAGAACTACGACCTGACCAGTGAGATGGAGTGGGAGGATACAGTCTATGGAGACAGTTATGATTACGATGATTTGGACCACAAG CCTGAAGTGAGTGACTTCATACCAGTAACCCAGCCACCACCCAAACAGCTTACAGCTCAGCACTATGAGGAGGAAGTAACCCTGCCCACTCTGCCTCCTGCTCCTGTAACTCTTGATTTCAAAGGAGTGAATCTTTTTGGTCCTGAGACTGGCCTGG GTATGCCTGCCtgccttctctgtgtgtgtattactgGAAGTGTGTACTGTGATGACATGGGCCTGGAGAAGATCCCACCCCTTCCTAAAGACACAACCAACTTTTATGGGCGCTTCAACAAGATCTGTCATGTCAAGAACACAGACTTTGTCAACCTCA ATAATCTAAAATCCATTGACCTAACAGGCAATCTGATTTCTGAGATGGATGAGGATGTATTTCGCTCTCTGCCACAGCTCCAGGAGTTACAGTTGGCTAACAACAACCTGCAGGTTTTGCCAGAGCTGCCAACCATGATGAAACACATTAATTTACACAACAACAGGCTGATCAGTCAGGGGTTACATTCTGAGGCTTTCAAG GATATGAACCAGTTGGAATTTCTCTACCTCTCAAACAATAACCTGGATTACATTCCAACACCCCTTCCATTCAGCCTGAGAGTGTTACATCTGCAG AATAACAACATCCAATCTCTGCACCAAGATACCTTCTGTAACCTCCATGATCTTACCTTTATTCGGCGTAATCTCGAAGATATCCGTCTGGATAGAAACCCTTTAAACATCAACATGTTTGCGCAGGCCTATGTCTGTCTGCCCCGCCTGCCTGTAGGAAGTAACTGA